In Candidatus Anstonellales archaeon, the following proteins share a genomic window:
- the hsp20 gene encoding archaeal heat shock protein Hsp20, with protein MDPFFRRRRFGIFGGDFDDIFERIQDEMRRMMEESLRLSELDEKEIERLARMPNTKVYGFSVRIGSDGKPIVREFGNWKPGIEMKGLKALEEGERSPLVDVIDDKGEIVVIAEVPGVEKKEINLHATETELEINVENPERKYYRKVDLPKEVIPESSKATYKNGVLEVRLKKKKMEDKKVGKPIKIE; from the coding sequence ATGGACCCTTTCTTTAGAAGAAGAAGATTTGGCATATTCGGAGGAGATTTTGATGACATTTTTGAACGAATACAAGACGAAATGAGGAGAATGATGGAGGAGTCACTACGTCTATCTGAGCTTGATGAAAAGGAAATTGAACGATTGGCAAGAATGCCAAATACAAAGGTCTATGGATTTTCTGTAAGGATAGGTAGTGATGGAAAGCCAATAGTGAGGGAATTTGGAAACTGGAAACCAGGGATTGAAATGAAGGGGTTAAAGGCACTTGAAGAAGGCGAGCGTTCCCCACTTGTTGATGTCATTGATGACAAAGGCGAAATAGTTGTCATAGCTGAAGTACCAGGGGTAGAAAAAAAAGAGATAAATCTTCATGCTACAGAAACCGAGCTTGAGATAAATGTTGAAAATCCTGAAAGGAAGTATTACAGAAAGGTCGACCTTCCAAAGGAAGTAATTCCGGAATCGTCGAAAGCAACTTATAAAAATGGAGTTTTGGAGGTAAGGCTTAAAAAGAAGAAAATGGAAGATAAGAAGGTTGGTAAACCTATCAAAATAGAATAA